In Crinalium epipsammum PCC 9333, the following are encoded in one genomic region:
- a CDS encoding antitoxin family protein, giving the protein MLIEATYEQGILRLSQPITLEEGSKVQVIIISLDNHSQPKKSLEILQKIAELPLEGKTDSFDGKNHDQILYDK; this is encoded by the coding sequence ATGCTAATAGAAGCTACTTATGAGCAAGGAATATTGAGATTATCACAACCCATAACACTAGAAGAAGGCAGTAAAGTACAAGTAATTATTATTTCTCTAGACAATCATTCTCAACCCAAAAAATCCTTAGAAATTTTACAAAAGATTGCTGAACTTCCTTTAGAGGGAAAAACAGATTCTTTTGATGGTAAAAATCACGATCAAATTTTGTATGATAAATAG
- the recN gene encoding DNA repair protein RecN has protein sequence MLAALRIENFALIDQLQLEFGAGLNVLTGETGAGKSIILDALDVALGGKVSSRLIRTGANRAMVEATFKVDQSVAEWLSTQEIDLLDDSIIICSREIAVSQGSLRSRSRVNGILVNRQLMDQLRDRTVEITAQGQTVQLTAPAIQRQLIDLYGGSDIIQQREIVGAKYAICQTALQELEKRRHSEQQRLQRLDLLEYQTKELETASLNEADELEQLEHERQRLSHVVELQQLSYKVYQALYQNDAGEVAAADLLGQADATLTDMVTYDTELQSISDIVSAALAQVIEAGREINAYGDQLEADPQRLSEVEERIRTLKQICRKYGPTLAEAIAYYHKLQAELSELNCGGQSLEDLEKHYQACQESLNQACQELTKLRRYAADNLGQKLVAELKPLAMDKVQFEVVITPCSPTATGADTVLFYFSPNPGEKLQPLAATASGGEMSRFLLALKSCFSQVDVPITLIFDEIDVGVSGRVAQAIADKLHQLSRGHQVLCVTHQPLVAAMADNHFRVDKQVVAQSNGKVNSNGAVAEELPEVRTVVRVSILDTHLTRREELAQLAGGKSSQEATAFAESLLKQFQLKKTQMKTDK, from the coding sequence ATGCTTGCTGCTTTACGGATTGAAAACTTTGCCTTGATTGACCAGTTACAGCTAGAGTTTGGTGCTGGTCTAAATGTCTTGACAGGTGAAACTGGTGCTGGAAAATCAATTATCCTCGATGCTCTTGATGTCGCTTTGGGTGGTAAAGTCAGCAGTCGATTAATCCGTACTGGTGCAAATCGCGCAATGGTTGAAGCTACATTCAAGGTAGATCAGTCTGTGGCGGAGTGGCTGAGTACGCAAGAAATAGATTTACTTGATGACTCGATCATTATTTGTTCTCGCGAAATTGCTGTTTCTCAGGGTAGTTTACGATCGCGGTCGCGTGTCAACGGCATACTGGTAAATCGACAACTGATGGATCAATTGCGCGATCGCACTGTAGAAATTACTGCTCAAGGTCAAACTGTACAATTAACCGCGCCAGCAATTCAACGGCAATTAATTGATCTTTATGGTGGTTCCGACATCATCCAACAGAGGGAGATTGTAGGAGCTAAATATGCTATTTGTCAAACAGCTTTACAAGAATTAGAAAAGCGCCGACATTCGGAACAGCAACGTTTGCAAAGATTGGATTTGCTGGAATATCAAACTAAAGAATTGGAAACTGCAAGCCTGAATGAAGCAGATGAATTAGAACAGCTTGAGCATGAACGGCAACGCCTGAGTCATGTAGTAGAACTACAACAACTAAGTTATAAAGTTTATCAAGCACTTTATCAAAATGACGCGGGTGAAGTTGCTGCGGCTGACTTACTCGGTCAAGCTGACGCTACTTTAACTGATATGGTGACTTATGATACTGAGTTGCAATCAATTTCGGATATTGTCAGTGCTGCTTTAGCGCAAGTTATAGAAGCAGGACGTGAGATTAATGCTTATGGCGATCAACTAGAAGCAGATCCTCAGCGTTTGAGTGAGGTTGAAGAACGTATCCGCACACTTAAACAAATTTGTCGCAAGTATGGTCCTACTTTAGCTGAAGCGATCGCTTATTATCACAAATTACAAGCAGAACTTAGCGAATTAAATTGCGGTGGTCAATCTTTAGAAGATTTAGAAAAACACTATCAAGCGTGTCAAGAAAGTTTAAATCAAGCTTGTCAAGAGTTAACAAAACTACGAAGATATGCTGCTGATAATTTAGGGCAAAAGTTGGTAGCAGAACTTAAACCTTTAGCAATGGACAAAGTGCAATTTGAAGTAGTAATTACACCTTGTTCTCCCACCGCCACAGGGGCGGATACAGTGTTATTTTACTTTAGTCCCAATCCTGGTGAAAAACTCCAACCTTTAGCTGCAACGGCTTCTGGTGGGGAAATGAGCCGCTTTTTACTAGCATTAAAATCTTGTTTTTCTCAAGTTGATGTTCCGATTACATTAATATTTGATGAGATTGATGTGGGTGTATCTGGAAGAGTAGCACAAGCGATCGCAGATAAGCTCCACCAACTCAGTCGGGGGCATCAAGTTTTATGTGTTACCCACCAACCATTAGTTGCTGCAATGGCAGATAATCATTTTAGGGTAGATAAACAGGTAGTTGCACAGAGTAACGGTAAAGTAAATAGCAACGGTGCAGTAGCAGAGGAATTACCAGAAGTTCGTACTGTTGTGCGTGTAAGTATTTTAGATACTCACCTTACCCGTCGTGAAGAATTGGCTCAACTTGCTGGTGGTAAATCATCCCAGGAAGCAACGGCGTTTGCTGAATCTTTGCTCAAGCAATTTCAGTTAAAGAAAACGCAGATGAAAACAGATAAATAG